The following nucleotide sequence is from Eubacterium sp. 1001713B170207_170306_E7.
CGCAGTAGATCCCCGCGGTCAGGCCAGCGGCACCGCCGCCGATTATTACAACATCATATTGCTCTGTTTTCTTATTCATTCCATACTCCTAATTGTTTGCAGTTTACATAAAATATTTTGCCAGCAGCTTGCTGCCGATAAAGGCGCCGACCATTAAGAAGGCAGCGAAAATCCAACCGGAAAGGGACAGGGAAGAAATTCCGCTGTACAGCGCTCCGATATTACAGCCGTGAGCCATTCTTGCGCCATAGCCCATGAGCAGCCCGCCTAAAACAGCAGCCACGACCTGGCGGATGGATTTGATTTTTTTGATTTTAAACTGTGATGCGTAGAGCGTGGCCAGCAAAGCCCCGATGATGATCCCGATGTTCCGGATTGAACCACCGTCGTGCAGGAAACCTGCGGCCAGGGTATGCTGCGCCTTTTCACCGGCAAAATAAGCCCAGGAGCTCACATCCCCGCCAAGGCCCTGGTAAATCCAGGCGCCCCAGTCCGCAAAGGCGCTGGTAACGCCCCAGGCACTGCCGAGGGACGCCAGGTGCGCGATCTGGAAAACAGACAGGAGCACCGCTCCGGCCACATAGGTCAAAGGCTCTTTCATCAATTTTTTATAAAAATCATTTTTACTGAGCTTTTGAAAAAATTCTTTCACAATAACAACCTCCCCCTCATATTGGGTTATTTGGTTTTTTCAATCACAACTTCCCATTCACCGTCGTCCACTTCTTCAATTTCGACGTTATGGCCCTGGGCGCGCGCCCATTCCGGTACATTTTTCATGGCACAGCTGTGGTCGATGGCGACGATTAACAGATCGCCGACACTCAATTTTGCCAGTTCCTTTTCGGTTTTCATCAGTGGCACTGGACAGGCTTCACCTAAACAATCTAACGTATATTCACTCATTTTAATTTCTCCTTTTTCTTATCATCTGATTTTTGAATTCCAATTAATCCGCTGTTCCCATCTTCTTTTTCTGCCACTGCCTGGCGGCAATGTACAGCAGAAGAATAATCAA
It contains:
- a CDS encoding YeeE/YedE thiosulfate transporter family protein; amino-acid sequence: MKEFFQKLSKNDFYKKLMKEPLTYVAGAVLLSVFQIAHLASLGSAWGVTSAFADWGAWIYQGLGGDVSSWAYFAGEKAQHTLAAGFLHDGGSIRNIGIIIGALLATLYASQFKIKKIKSIRQVVAAVLGGLLMGYGARMAHGCNIGALYSGISSLSLSGWIFAAFLMVGAFIGSKLLAKYFM
- a CDS encoding sulfurtransferase TusA family protein, whose amino-acid sequence is MSEYTLDCLGEACPVPLMKTEKELAKLSVGDLLIVAIDHSCAMKNVPEWARAQGHNVEIEEVDDGEWEVVIEKTK